A window of Halomonas sp. H10-9-1 contains these coding sequences:
- a CDS encoding 6-phosphofructokinase — translation MAHNAFYAQSGGVTAVINASACGVIEACRRHPDHIGKVYAGHNGIIGALTEELIDVSQESDEAIAALRHTPGGAFGSCRYKLKDIETHRAQYERLIEVFRAHDIRYFFYNGGGDSADTCLKVSQLSEKLGYPLTAIHVPKTVDNDLPITDNSPGFGSVAKYIATSTLEASLDIASMCATSTKVFVLEVMGRHAGWIAASGALAGQGEGEPPHLVIFPEIAFDREAVMARVDEAVKQYGYCVIVVSEGARYEDGTFLADAGNTDAFGHRQLGGVAPTLAGMIKQDLGYKYHWAVADYLQRAARHLASRTDVEQAYAVGEMAVELAIAGKNAMMPAIKRVSDAPYQWRIEAAPLAEIANREKFMPRDFISEDGFGITEACRQYLLPLIQGEDFPPFDNGLPRVAKLAKHRVERKLPEFTL, via the coding sequence CGGCGGCGTCACCGCCGTGATCAACGCCAGCGCCTGCGGTGTGATCGAGGCCTGCCGCCGCCACCCCGACCACATCGGCAAGGTCTATGCCGGCCACAACGGCATCATCGGCGCCCTCACCGAGGAGCTGATCGATGTCAGCCAGGAGTCTGACGAGGCGATCGCCGCGCTGCGTCATACCCCTGGCGGCGCCTTCGGCTCTTGCCGCTACAAGCTCAAGGACATCGAGACCCACCGCGCCCAGTACGAACGGCTGATCGAGGTGTTCCGCGCCCACGATATCCGCTATTTCTTCTACAACGGCGGTGGCGACAGCGCCGACACCTGCCTCAAGGTCTCGCAACTCTCCGAGAAGCTCGGCTATCCGCTAACGGCCATCCACGTCCCCAAGACCGTGGACAACGACCTGCCGATCACCGACAACTCCCCCGGCTTTGGCAGCGTCGCCAAGTACATCGCCACCTCCACCCTGGAGGCCTCGCTGGACATCGCCTCCATGTGCGCCACCTCCACCAAGGTGTTTGTGCTCGAGGTGATGGGCCGCCACGCCGGCTGGATCGCCGCCTCCGGCGCTCTGGCCGGCCAGGGCGAGGGCGAGCCGCCCCATCTGGTGATCTTTCCCGAGATAGCCTTCGACCGCGAGGCCGTCATGGCCCGCGTCGATGAGGCGGTCAAGCAGTACGGCTACTGCGTGATCGTGGTTTCCGAAGGTGCCCGCTACGAGGATGGCACCTTCCTCGCCGACGCCGGCAACACCGATGCCTTCGGCCATCGCCAGTTGGGCGGCGTGGCGCCGACCCTGGCCGGCATGATCAAGCAGGACCTCGGCTACAAATACCACTGGGCGGTGGCCGACTACCTGCAGCGCGCCGCGCGCCACTTGGCCTCCAGGACCGACGTCGAACAGGCCTATGCGGTGGGCGAGATGGCGGTGGAGCTGGCGATCGCGGGCAAGAACGCCATGATGCCGGCGATCAAGCGGGTCTCCGACGCGCCCTACCAGTGGCGCATCGAGGCCGCCCCGCTGGCCGAGATCGCCAACCGCGAGAAGTTCATGCCCCGAGACTTCATCAGCGAGGATGGCTTCGGCATCACCGAGGCGTGCCGCCAGTACCTCCTGCCGCTGATCCAGGGCGAGGACTTCCCCCCGTTCGACAACGGCCTGCCCCGCGTGGCGAAGCTGGCCAAGCACCGTGTCGAGCGCAAGCTGCCGGAGTTCACGCTCTAA
- a CDS encoding protein kinase encodes MSPAQLSLSFGQAFVAPDRRRHRSSMSVRLPEAPQLNAKGACALISDATRRNSMAKQAGDLGVRSFLADYYSTPDHWDVKTSATRVLRALNAWAYSQSRQVAEGSYVTSLSALVLRGTEGHLFHMGDTLVFRLRGAEFEQLTRDHVTDLGGYRYPSRALGMDNSIDIDYARFPVKQGDLFLFTTQAVQGTLMPSEYVQLIRQDASDLDAACDRLAEAAVQRAQSRGYGADQFCFQLVRIDELPDAPSDNPAKVYGELPIPPELSPGDRLDGLEVQAVLSRTAQSRVYRVRDLQSEREMVMKAPSPELSLRNIYLEHFLLQQWVVERVKSPFVVRVMEPSRPRRYLYYLMAHVEGETLVEWARRHPQASLAQRLDIANQLGKAVQALHHRELLHQLIHPGNVLIDTHGRVVLTDFSACRMRDGSGLKGAHELLRQVGITEHSAPEYALGDGIGRRSDQYSYASTVYWLLTGELPYAVPPNRLRSHTDLEQLVYRSARQRNPEVPQALDEALRRALDPQRALRYRRMSEFLRELRLPLAISHQSMASRLRPRRLRDSGHFWQGIAALLLLLLVLSWLLR; translated from the coding sequence GTGTCACCCGCGCAGCTGTCATTGAGTTTTGGCCAGGCCTTCGTGGCGCCGGATCGCCGGCGGCACCGCAGCTCCATGTCGGTACGCCTGCCCGAGGCACCCCAGCTCAACGCCAAGGGAGCCTGTGCGCTGATCAGCGATGCCACCCGGCGCAACAGCATGGCCAAGCAGGCCGGAGATCTCGGCGTGCGCAGCTTCCTCGCCGACTACTACTCCACCCCCGACCACTGGGACGTCAAGACATCGGCAACCCGGGTGCTGCGCGCCCTCAACGCCTGGGCCTACAGCCAGAGCCGGCAGGTGGCAGAGGGCAGCTATGTCACCTCGCTGTCGGCGCTGGTGCTGCGCGGTACCGAAGGCCACCTCTTCCATATGGGCGACACCCTGGTGTTCCGGTTGCGCGGGGCGGAATTCGAGCAACTGACCCGTGACCATGTCACCGACCTCGGGGGCTATCGCTACCCTTCCCGGGCTCTGGGCATGGACAACAGCATCGACATCGACTACGCCCGTTTCCCGGTCAAACAGGGGGATCTGTTCCTGTTTACCACCCAGGCGGTGCAGGGCACCCTGATGCCGTCGGAGTATGTGCAGCTGATCCGTCAGGACGCCAGCGATCTCGATGCCGCCTGCGATCGCCTGGCCGAGGCGGCGGTACAGCGTGCCCAGTCGCGCGGCTACGGGGCCGACCAGTTCTGTTTCCAGTTGGTGCGCATCGATGAGTTGCCCGATGCCCCGTCCGACAACCCGGCCAAGGTGTACGGCGAACTGCCGATCCCGCCCGAGCTCTCGCCGGGAGATCGCCTCGACGGGCTGGAGGTGCAGGCCGTGCTGTCACGCACCGCCCAGTCGCGAGTCTATCGGGTGCGTGACCTCCAGAGCGAGCGCGAGATGGTGATGAAGGCGCCGAGTCCCGAGCTCTCCCTCCGCAATATCTACCTGGAGCATTTTCTGCTCCAGCAGTGGGTGGTGGAGCGGGTCAAGTCGCCCTTCGTGGTGCGTGTGATGGAGCCGTCGCGGCCACGTCGCTACCTCTACTACCTGATGGCTCACGTCGAGGGCGAGACCCTGGTCGAGTGGGCGCGGCGCCACCCCCAGGCGAGCCTGGCTCAGCGCCTGGATATTGCCAACCAGCTGGGCAAGGCGGTGCAGGCCCTGCACCACCGGGAACTGCTGCATCAGCTGATCCACCCCGGCAATGTGCTGATCGATACGCATGGAAGGGTGGTGCTGACCGACTTCAGCGCCTGCCGGATGCGCGACGGGTCTGGGCTCAAGGGGGCCCATGAACTGTTGCGTCAGGTGGGGATCACCGAGCACAGCGCTCCCGAATATGCGCTGGGTGACGGGATCGGTCGGCGTAGTGACCAGTACTCCTATGCGTCAACGGTCTACTGGCTGTTGACCGGCGAGCTGCCCTATGCGGTGCCCCCCAACCGCCTGCGCAGCCATACCGACCTCGAGCAGCTTGTCTATCGCAGTGCGCGCCAACGCAACCCCGAGGTGCCTCAGGCCCTGGACGAGGCGCTACGCCGGGCACTGGACCCCCAGCGGGCGCTGCGCTATCGGCGCATGTCGGAGTTCCTGCGTGAGCTGCGCCTGCCGCTGGCGATCTCGCACCAGTCAATGGCGTCGCGCCTCAGGCCGCGGCGGCTGCGTGATTCCGGCCACTTCTGGCAGGGCATCGCGGCACTGCTGCTGCTGCTGCTGGTGCTCTCCTGGCTGCTGCGTTAA
- the ppa gene encoding inorganic diphosphatase, whose amino-acid sequence MNFDNIPAGKDLPNDVYVAIEIPANHTPIKYEIDKDMGALLVDRFMATPMFYPANYGFIPHTLADDGDALDALVVTPCPVQPGSIIRARPVGILNMTDEAGEDAKLVCVPHHKLSSLYDDVQEVTDLPELLRQQIAHFFENYKDLEKGKWVKVESWEGVEAARKAIEKAASAYEKA is encoded by the coding sequence ATGAACTTCGACAACATCCCCGCCGGCAAGGACCTCCCGAACGACGTCTACGTCGCGATCGAGATCCCGGCCAACCACACCCCGATCAAGTACGAGATCGACAAGGACATGGGGGCACTGCTGGTCGACCGTTTCATGGCCACCCCGATGTTCTATCCGGCCAACTACGGCTTCATCCCGCACACCCTGGCCGACGACGGCGACGCGCTGGACGCCCTGGTAGTCACGCCCTGCCCGGTGCAGCCCGGCAGCATCATCCGCGCCCGCCCGGTGGGCATCCTCAACATGACCGACGAGGCCGGCGAAGACGCCAAACTGGTCTGCGTACCGCATCACAAGCTCTCCAGCCTCTACGATGATGTCCAGGAAGTGACCGACCTGCCCGAGCTGCTGCGCCAGCAGATCGCTCATTTCTTCGAGAACTACAAGGATCTCGAGAAGGGCAAGTGGGTCAAGGTGGAGTCCTGGGAAGGCGTCGAGGCCGCCCGCAAGGCCATAGAGAAGGCGGCCTCCGCCTACGAGAAGGCCTGA
- a CDS encoding DUF2333 family protein, with translation MAWMGKGGARRRERIETLERPDYGWIWKPLLTLLVIYLVVTLALGAWWSRTPPPHSVEQVPMERRGDAGGEPAARGAVTVATLASIVETLYAKPGGYLRNDRLPPGLWLDNMPSWERGVLDQARDLARALPSMHPARVELLEEAVRGLAGDGLDWYRPATETHLASAVAALDSQLEALGGMQAEGFVPGAGLRRWLADVGVHLDDLSLRLASGSGGHQLLRELAIDREALPEGTPWYRIDNVFFEARGAGWALVQMLEGVQRDQADVLERAGVTERWERLRAELAMTQRRLWSPVVMSGSGFGPFANHTLVMALHVSRARDLVEEIAMALAESAALEAGGDGVTLAPASEPEVVEVTPDAPLEQQASPQAID, from the coding sequence ATGGCTTGGATGGGCAAGGGCGGCGCCAGGCGTCGCGAGAGGATCGAAACGCTGGAGCGCCCCGACTACGGCTGGATCTGGAAGCCGTTGCTGACGCTGCTGGTGATCTATCTGGTGGTGACGCTGGCTCTCGGGGCCTGGTGGAGCCGCACGCCACCGCCGCACAGCGTCGAACAGGTGCCCATGGAGCGGCGCGGAGACGCCGGCGGTGAACCCGCCGCCCGAGGCGCGGTGACGGTGGCCACCCTGGCCAGTATCGTCGAGACCCTCTATGCCAAGCCCGGTGGCTACCTGCGTAACGACCGCCTGCCGCCGGGGCTGTGGCTCGACAACATGCCGAGCTGGGAGCGGGGAGTGCTGGACCAGGCCCGGGACCTGGCGCGCGCACTGCCCTCGATGCACCCGGCCCGGGTCGAGCTCCTGGAGGAGGCGGTGCGCGGCCTGGCCGGCGATGGCCTCGACTGGTACCGCCCCGCCACCGAGACGCACCTGGCATCGGCGGTGGCCGCCCTGGATAGCCAACTGGAGGCGCTGGGCGGCATGCAGGCCGAGGGCTTTGTCCCCGGAGCGGGGTTGCGCCGCTGGCTGGCCGATGTCGGGGTGCACCTCGACGATCTCTCGCTGCGCCTCGCCTCGGGTTCTGGAGGGCACCAGCTGCTGCGTGAGCTGGCCATCGATCGCGAGGCGCTGCCCGAGGGCACTCCCTGGTATCGGATCGACAACGTCTTCTTCGAGGCGCGCGGCGCCGGCTGGGCGCTGGTCCAGATGCTGGAGGGGGTGCAGCGCGATCAGGCCGATGTCCTGGAGCGCGCCGGGGTGACCGAGCGTTGGGAGCGCCTGCGTGCGGAGCTGGCCATGACCCAGCGCCGCCTGTGGAGCCCGGTGGTGATGAGTGGCTCTGGCTTCGGCCCCTTCGCCAACCATACCCTGGTGATGGCGCTCCACGTCAGTCGTGCCCGGGACTTGGTCGAGGAGATCGCCATGGCGCTTGCCGAGAGTGCGGCCCTCGAGGCCGGCGGCGATGGCGTGACCCTGGCGCCGGCCAGCGAGCCTGAGGTAGTCGAGGTGACGCCTGATGCCCCGCTCGAGCAGCAGGCCAGCCCGCAGGCCATCGACTAG
- the dsbD gene encoding protein-disulfide reductase DsbD gives MISLRRTALTTLLLLLLPFTAQAQWFASDDKEFLPVLEAFQASAWHDGETLFIGMQAEEGYYLYRHQFAVESADPPLGEPTLPEGTFTSDEFLGDVYTFRDTLVFEVPFEEAASGVVPITLTFQGCADAGLCYPPERVDLEAAEQQAPAAFAAWQAANVDPGSAESEDDAGSSSALAAPQSEDGRFQALMAEASLPLALGLFFLAGLGLTFTPCVLPMVPILSSIIVGQNPSRPRAFALSASYVAGMALTYALVGVLMGLFGAGLNLQARLQSAPVLITFAVLFTLFALAMFDAFELRLSPRLAGRIDAWQARAQQSGPAGLALAGALSVLVVSPCVSAPLAGALVFISTTGDAVMGGAALLALGLGMGVPLLLVGTFGTTLLPRSGAWMNGVKSAFGILLLGVAIWLVERLLPATAVLLLWAALAVGTALALGAMTTNLPQGWARVRQALGLLLLAWGLALVLGAAGGASDPLRPLAALTAGAGTPAGTTQPSTEVITVDELDGLHQALASVPEGRAAFVHFTADWCISCKQLERQVYPDPRVAEPLAAFARINVDVTDTGAASRELLDRYELFGPPSLLFFHGGEEIRSARIQGETRAEPLAEHLNGVLSWLEEHTAESA, from the coding sequence GTGATCAGCCTTCGACGAACCGCCCTGACGACCCTGCTGCTATTGCTGCTGCCGTTCACTGCCCAGGCTCAATGGTTCGCAAGCGACGACAAGGAGTTCCTGCCGGTACTCGAGGCTTTCCAGGCCAGTGCCTGGCATGACGGCGAGACACTCTTCATCGGCATGCAAGCCGAGGAAGGCTACTACCTCTATCGCCATCAGTTTGCGGTGGAGTCGGCCGACCCGCCGCTGGGGGAGCCGACGCTCCCCGAGGGCACCTTCACCAGCGACGAGTTCCTCGGCGACGTCTATACGTTCCGCGACACCCTGGTCTTCGAAGTGCCCTTCGAGGAAGCGGCCAGCGGTGTGGTACCGATCACCCTCACCTTCCAGGGCTGCGCCGACGCCGGCCTCTGCTACCCCCCCGAGCGCGTCGACCTGGAGGCCGCCGAGCAGCAGGCGCCGGCCGCCTTTGCCGCCTGGCAAGCAGCGAATGTCGACCCCGGCTCCGCCGAGAGCGAAGATGACGCCGGCTCTTCCAGCGCGCTCGCTGCCCCGCAGAGCGAGGATGGGCGCTTCCAGGCACTGATGGCCGAGGCCAGCCTGCCCCTGGCGCTGGGACTCTTCTTCCTCGCCGGCCTGGGGCTGACCTTCACCCCCTGCGTGCTGCCCATGGTGCCGATCCTCTCCTCGATCATCGTCGGCCAGAACCCTAGCCGGCCGCGTGCCTTTGCCCTCTCCGCCAGCTACGTGGCCGGCATGGCGCTCACCTATGCGCTGGTCGGTGTGCTCATGGGCCTGTTCGGAGCCGGCCTCAACCTACAGGCGCGGCTGCAGTCGGCGCCGGTACTGATCACCTTTGCGGTGCTCTTCACGCTCTTCGCCCTGGCCATGTTCGATGCCTTCGAACTACGTCTCTCGCCCAGGCTGGCCGGCCGCATCGATGCCTGGCAGGCACGCGCCCAGCAGAGTGGCCCCGCCGGCCTGGCACTGGCCGGCGCGCTTTCTGTACTGGTGGTCTCGCCCTGCGTCTCGGCACCGCTGGCCGGCGCCCTGGTATTCATCTCCACCACCGGCGACGCCGTGATGGGGGGCGCTGCCCTGCTCGCCCTGGGCCTGGGCATGGGCGTGCCGCTGCTGCTGGTGGGCACCTTCGGCACTACCCTGCTGCCACGCAGTGGCGCCTGGATGAACGGGGTCAAGAGCGCCTTCGGCATCCTGCTGCTGGGGGTGGCGATCTGGCTGGTCGAGCGCCTGCTGCCGGCCACCGCCGTGCTGCTGCTGTGGGCCGCCCTGGCGGTGGGCACCGCCCTGGCACTCGGCGCCATGACCACCAACCTGCCCCAGGGATGGGCGCGGGTACGCCAGGCGCTCGGGCTACTGCTGCTGGCCTGGGGCCTGGCCCTGGTGCTCGGCGCAGCCGGCGGGGCCAGCGACCCGCTACGCCCGCTGGCAGCGCTCACCGCCGGAGCCGGGACGCCAGCGGGCACCACCCAACCCAGCACCGAGGTGATCACCGTAGACGAGCTCGACGGGCTACACCAGGCGCTCGCCTCGGTACCCGAGGGTCGGGCCGCCTTCGTCCACTTCACCGCCGACTGGTGCATCTCGTGCAAGCAGCTCGAGCGCCAGGTCTATCCCGACCCGCGGGTCGCCGAACCGCTGGCGGCCTTCGCCCGCATCAACGTCGATGTCACCGACACTGGTGCCGCCAGCCGCGAACTGCTCGACCGCTACGAGCTGTTCGGCCCGCCCAGCCTGCTATTCTTCCACGGTGGCGAGGAGATTCGCTCGGCTCGCATCCAGGGCGAGACCCGCGCCGAGCCGCTGGCGGAGCACCTCAACGGCGTGCTCAGCTGGCTCGAGGAGCACACCGCCGAGAGCGCCTGA
- the accB gene encoding acetyl-CoA carboxylase biotin carboxyl carrier protein yields the protein MDIRKVKKLIELLEESNISEIEIQEGEESVRISRHPNGVNWQPSMPQAYAPLVQPAPANAPAPAADAEPAAAEGATFQGQAITSPMVGTFYRSPAPGASAFVEIGSHVKKGETVCIVEAMKMMNQIEADRDGVVEAILVEDGEPVEFDQPLVVIA from the coding sequence ATGGATATCCGCAAGGTCAAGAAGCTGATCGAGTTGCTTGAAGAGTCCAACATCAGTGAAATCGAGATCCAGGAAGGCGAAGAGTCGGTTCGCATCAGCCGCCATCCCAACGGCGTGAACTGGCAGCCCAGCATGCCGCAGGCTTACGCGCCGCTGGTCCAGCCGGCTCCCGCCAACGCACCGGCACCCGCCGCGGATGCCGAGCCCGCCGCCGCAGAGGGCGCCACCTTCCAGGGCCAGGCCATCACCTCCCCCATGGTGGGCACCTTCTATCGCTCACCGGCCCCCGGCGCCAGTGCCTTCGTCGAGATCGGCTCCCACGTCAAGAAGGGCGAGACGGTGTGTATCGTCGAGGCCATGAAGATGATGAACCAGATCGAGGCCGACCGTGACGGCGTGGTCGAGGCGATCCTGGTCGAGGACGGCGAACCGGTGGAGTTCGACCAGCCGCTGGTCGTCATCGCCTGA
- the accC gene encoding acetyl-CoA carboxylase biotin carboxylase subunit — protein MLDKVLIANRGEIALRILRACKELGIRTVAVHSKADRELMHVRLADEAVCIGPAPSAQSYLNIPALISAAEVTDSSAIHPGYGFLSENANFAEQVERSGFTFIGPKAETIRLMGDKVSAIESMKKAGVPTVPGSDGPLPEGDGEEDEILAIARRIGYPVIIKAAAGGGGRGMRVVHTEAHLLSAVNVTRTEAHAAFGDGTVYMEKFLENPRHVEVQVLADGQGNAIHLYDRDCSLQRRHQKVIEEAPAPMLDPEARAEVLEACRQACITIGYRGAGTFEFLYEDGRFFFIEMNTRVQVEHPVTELVTGVDIVREQLRIASGLPLSIRQEDVEVSGHAFECRINAEDSRTFMPSPGKVTLYHPPGGLGVRMDSHLYTGYTVPPHYDSLIGKLITWGADRETALTRMRVALDELLVEGIKTNTDLHKDLVRDGYFQQGGVNIHYLEKKLGI, from the coding sequence ATGCTGGACAAGGTTCTTATCGCCAACCGCGGCGAGATCGCCCTGCGCATCCTGCGTGCCTGCAAAGAGCTGGGCATCAGGACAGTGGCCGTCCACTCCAAGGCCGATCGCGAGCTGATGCACGTGCGCCTGGCCGACGAGGCCGTGTGCATCGGGCCGGCCCCCTCGGCCCAGTCCTACCTCAACATCCCTGCCCTGATCAGCGCCGCCGAGGTCACCGACAGCAGCGCCATCCACCCCGGCTACGGCTTCCTCTCCGAGAATGCCAACTTCGCCGAGCAGGTGGAGCGTTCCGGCTTTACCTTCATCGGACCCAAGGCCGAGACCATCCGCCTGATGGGCGACAAGGTCAGCGCCATCGAGTCGATGAAGAAGGCCGGCGTACCCACGGTACCGGGTTCCGACGGCCCGCTGCCCGAAGGTGACGGTGAAGAAGACGAGATCCTGGCCATCGCACGCCGCATCGGCTACCCGGTGATCATCAAGGCCGCCGCCGGCGGCGGCGGACGCGGCATGCGCGTGGTGCATACCGAAGCGCACCTGCTCTCCGCCGTGAACGTGACCCGCACCGAGGCTCACGCGGCGTTCGGCGACGGCACCGTCTACATGGAGAAGTTCCTCGAGAACCCGCGCCACGTCGAGGTACAGGTGCTCGCCGATGGCCAGGGCAACGCCATCCACCTCTATGACCGCGACTGCTCGCTGCAGCGCCGCCATCAGAAGGTGATCGAGGAAGCCCCGGCACCGATGCTCGACCCCGAGGCCCGCGCCGAGGTCCTCGAGGCGTGCCGCCAGGCCTGCATCACCATCGGCTATCGCGGCGCCGGCACCTTCGAGTTCCTCTACGAGGATGGCCGATTCTTCTTCATCGAGATGAACACCCGCGTCCAGGTGGAGCATCCGGTCACCGAACTGGTCACCGGCGTGGATATCGTCAGGGAGCAGCTGCGCATCGCCTCCGGTCTCCCCCTCTCCATCCGCCAGGAAGATGTAGAGGTCAGCGGCCACGCCTTCGAGTGTCGCATCAACGCCGAGGATTCGCGCACCTTCATGCCCTCCCCCGGCAAGGTGACCCTGTACCACCCGCCGGGTGGCCTGGGCGTGCGCATGGACTCCCACCTCTACACCGGCTATACAGTACCGCCCCACTACGACTCGCTGATCGGCAAGCTGATCACCTGGGGTGCCGACCGTGAAACGGCGCTGACCCGCATGCGGGTCGCACTCGACGAGCTGCTGGTGGAGGGCATCAAGACCAACACCGACCTGCACAAGGACCTGGTGCGCGACGGCTACTTCCAGCAAGGTGGCGTCAATATCCACTACCTGGAGAAGAAGCTGGGCATTTAA
- the prmA gene encoding 50S ribosomal protein L11 methyltransferase produces the protein MPWLQLKAHIAPEQAETLEELLLAEGATAITLQDAHDDPVFEPERGSTPLWHETVLTGLYDDLEGVEAMLERVHQAWAAELPEEPCPEIETELLADRDWEREWMDDFKPLQMGQRLWIVPSWHEPPEPSAVNLHLDPGLAFGTGTHPTTALCLAWLDGLAVSEALDGQAILDVGTGSGILAIAALKLGAASATGTDIDPQALTASRDNAERNDVAEPALRLCYPEQLADDEAFPIVVANILAGLLVEMAPMIAGHVAPGGRLALSGILAAQAEEVLQAYLEQGLRMDEPVTREGWVRLTGRRPS, from the coding sequence ATGCCCTGGCTGCAACTCAAGGCCCATATCGCCCCGGAACAGGCCGAGACCCTCGAGGAGCTGCTGCTCGCCGAGGGCGCCACCGCCATCACCCTCCAGGACGCCCACGACGACCCCGTGTTCGAGCCGGAGCGCGGCAGCACCCCGCTGTGGCACGAAACGGTGCTTACCGGCCTCTACGACGACCTCGAGGGAGTCGAGGCAATGCTCGAGCGAGTGCACCAGGCCTGGGCTGCCGAGCTGCCCGAGGAGCCCTGCCCCGAGATCGAGACCGAACTGCTCGCCGACCGCGACTGGGAGCGCGAGTGGATGGACGACTTCAAGCCGCTGCAGATGGGTCAACGGCTATGGATCGTCCCCAGCTGGCATGAGCCCCCGGAGCCCAGCGCGGTCAACCTGCACCTTGATCCGGGGCTGGCCTTCGGCACCGGCACCCACCCCACCACCGCGCTCTGCCTGGCCTGGCTCGACGGCCTGGCCGTCAGCGAGGCCCTCGACGGCCAGGCGATTCTCGACGTGGGCACCGGCTCGGGCATCCTGGCCATCGCCGCCCTCAAGCTCGGGGCCGCCAGCGCGACGGGCACCGATATCGACCCCCAGGCGCTCACCGCCAGCCGCGACAATGCCGAACGCAACGACGTGGCGGAGCCCGCCCTGCGCCTCTGCTATCCCGAACAACTCGCCGATGACGAGGCCTTCCCCATCGTGGTGGCCAACATCCTCGCCGGGCTACTGGTCGAGATGGCGCCGATGATCGCCGGCCATGTTGCCCCCGGCGGGCGCCTGGCGCTCTCCGGCATCCTCGCGGCCCAGGCCGAGGAGGTTCTCCAGGCCTATCTCGAGCAGGGCCTGCGGATGGATGAGCCGGTCACCCGCGAGGGGTGGGTTCGCCTGACCGGCCGTCGGCCGAGCTAG
- the dusB gene encoding tRNA dihydrouridine synthase DusB, with amino-acid sequence MSDSSPSLPRIGDHALPNRAILAPMAGVTDRPFRQLCRQLGAGLVVGEMVTSDPSLWHTRKSRLRMDHRGEPGPRSVQIAGGDASMLAEAARLNAAQGAEIIDINMGCPAKKVCNKAAGSALLRDEALVAEILAAVVAAVDVPVTLKIRTGWCAESNNGLRIARLAEDAGIQALAVHGRHRQQRYTGHAEYDTIAAIKAAVRIPVFANGDIDSPEKAAEVLDYTGADAVMVGRGAQGNPWIFREINHYLRHGKPLPPPSDDERAGVLRDHLDALHDFYGDTMGVRIARKHVGWYLAGDVRLRDAQCRELKGHFNRLESTAEQHRFIDDLFGHARSSAPAPDEPGATAKGTRAA; translated from the coding sequence ATGTCCGACTCCAGCCCGTCATTGCCCCGCATCGGTGATCATGCCCTGCCCAACCGCGCCATCCTGGCGCCCATGGCCGGTGTCACCGACCGCCCCTTCCGGCAGCTGTGTCGCCAGTTGGGGGCCGGACTGGTGGTGGGCGAGATGGTCACCTCGGACCCCAGCCTGTGGCACACCCGCAAGTCCCGGCTGCGCATGGATCACCGCGGCGAGCCGGGGCCACGCAGCGTACAGATCGCCGGCGGCGACGCCAGCATGCTCGCCGAGGCCGCCCGCCTCAACGCCGCTCAGGGCGCCGAGATCATCGACATCAACATGGGCTGCCCGGCCAAGAAGGTGTGCAACAAGGCCGCCGGTTCCGCCCTGCTGCGTGACGAGGCGCTGGTCGCCGAGATCCTTGCCGCCGTGGTGGCGGCGGTGGACGTGCCGGTGACCCTGAAGATCCGCACCGGCTGGTGTGCCGAGAGCAACAATGGCCTGCGCATCGCGCGCCTCGCCGAGGACGCGGGCATCCAGGCCCTGGCGGTGCACGGCCGCCACCGCCAGCAGCGCTACACCGGCCATGCCGAATACGACACCATCGCCGCCATCAAGGCGGCGGTGAGGATTCCGGTGTTCGCCAACGGCGATATCGACTCCCCCGAGAAGGCCGCCGAGGTCCTCGACTATACTGGAGCGGATGCGGTGATGGTCGGGCGTGGCGCCCAGGGCAACCCTTGGATCTTTCGCGAGATCAATCATTATCTGCGCCATGGCAAACCGCTGCCGCCGCCGAGCGACGACGAGCGTGCCGGGGTACTGCGCGACCATCTGGACGCGCTCCACGATTTCTATGGCGACACCATGGGTGTGCGTATCGCACGCAAGCACGTCGGCTGGTACCTGGCCGGCGATGTCCGCCTCCGCGACGCCCAGTGCCGCGAGCTCAAGGGGCATTTCAATCGCCTCGAGAGCACTGCCGAACAGCACCGTTTCATCGACGACCTCTTTGGTCATGCCCGCTCATCGGCCCCTGCGCCTGACGAGCCGGGTGCGACCGCGAAAGGAACACGAGCCGCATGA
- the fis gene encoding DNA-binding transcriptional regulator Fis — protein MTSQALPSDPELSTGRQLDDTSPDLATQEGGHQPLREAVELSMRRYFAHLDGGDVTGLYAMVMAEVEAPLLASVLEHTQGNQTRAAEMLGLNRGTLRKKLKQYDLI, from the coding sequence ATGACCAGCCAAGCCCTTCCCTCCGACCCAGAGCTATCGACAGGCCGCCAACTGGATGACACCTCACCAGACCTCGCCACACAGGAGGGCGGCCATCAGCCGCTCCGCGAGGCGGTGGAGCTCTCCATGCGCCGCTATTTTGCCCACCTGGATGGTGGCGACGTCACCGGGCTCTACGCCATGGTGATGGCCGAGGTCGAGGCCCCGCTGCTCGCCTCGGTGCTCGAGCACACCCAGGGCAACCAGACGCGTGCCGCCGAGATGCTCGGCCTCAATCGCGGCACCCTGCGCAAGAAACTCAAGCAATATGACCTGATATGA